A section of the Maniola hyperantus chromosome 23, iAphHyp1.2, whole genome shotgun sequence genome encodes:
- the Nep3 gene encoding endothelin-converting enzyme homolog isoform X1 yields MSANFDSSTSSSATPDDTPSSSPSPGPETVNKFNWLKHAKSARNNPFVKARPSLDRESSTAELFSRENSSSDFFQNSTLNLFDTAPKPEATPSYGKGVSLIGWHQRTKLERVLLVTTAVLLVATVLTTVVLLTMRAPSYIPVPPCYQPEPRESDVCLSSSCIYTASEVIRALDETQDPCEDFYEFACGGWIRNNPIPEGKSTWGIFSKIELQNQLIIRSAIEKVNITDPSRPDAEGKARVYYDACIDTNETIEKLGEKPLISIIKKLGGWHLLSNTMIKQHKWDLQKLLQDVQNTYNLGGLFNWAVTEDDRNSSKHVIVLDQGGLNLPTRDNYLNKTAHKKVLDAYLDYMTRICVLLGANKTEAREQMSKVIKFETDLANITIPSEDRRDEEGLYNPYTIQQWQKVAPFLNWSMFFNDAFKLVNRTISDNETIVVYAPVYFKNLTKVLRKYSKTEEDQRTITSYMMWQVSRSLSTYLSKSFRDATKILRKALFGSEGTEESWRYCVTDTNNAIGFAVGAMFVREVFHGEAKTQGEVMIDNIRAAFKRHLKELEWMDAETREAAEIKADAITDMIGFPDYILNKNELDKQYEELEVKPNEYFENNIAFNVFSLKHDLRKLDQPVNKTKWGMTPSTVNAYYTPTKNQIVFPAGILQLPFYDGDNPKSVNYGAMGVVMGHELTHAFDDQGREYDRFGNLNRWWNNATIARFKNRTQCIQKQYSNYMMEGQHLNGKQTLGENIADNGGLKASFHAYLDYSKTAKVNLTLPGLKYNHRQLFFISFAQVWCSAMTKESTKMQIEKDDHTVAKFRVIGPISNLQEFSEEFHCHVGSKMNPKQKCEVW; encoded by the exons ATGTCTGCCAATTTTGACTCCTCGACATCTTCAAGCGCAACTCCCGACGACActccatcatcatcaccatcaccaGGTCCTGAAACCGTGAACAAGTTCAATTGGCTCAAACATGCTAAGAGTGCAAGGAACAACCCGTTCGTGAAAGCTCGCCCGTCTTTGGACAGAGAGAGTTCTACTGCAGAGTTGTTTTCCAGGGAAAATTCCAGTTCGGACTTTTTCCAGAATTCCACGCTTAATTTGTTTGATACAGCACCGAAGCCGGAAGCGACGCCGAGTTACGGCAAG ggTGTCTCGTTAATAGGATGGCATCAACGCACGAAGTTAGAGAGAGTGCTTCTAGTCACGACCGCTGTTCTCCTGGTAGCGACTGTACTGACCACTGTAGTGTTGCTGACGATGCGAGCACCTTCCTACATACCTGTGCCGCCCTGCTACCAGCCGGAGCCTAGAG AAAGCGACGTCTGCTTATCAAGTTCGTGTATCTACACAGCAAGCGAAGTGATTCGAGCATTGGATGAAACTCAAGACCCTTGCGAGGACTTCTATGAATTCGCCTGTGGAGGGTGGATAAGGAACAACCCGATACCCGAAGGAAAATCCACTTGGGGCATTTTCAGTAAGATTGAGCTGCAGAATCAGCTTATCATCAGATCTGCTATAG AAAAAGTCAACATAACCGACCCATCACGACCCGACGCGGAAGGCAAAGCACGTGTTTACTATGACGCTTGCATAGATACTAACGAGACTATCGAGAAGTTGGGAGAGAAACCTCTAATCAGCATTATCAAGAAGCTAGGAGGATGGCACTTACTCTCTAACACCATGATTAAACAGCACAAATGGGACCTGCAGAAGTTGCTGCAGGATGTACAAAATAC ATATAACTTGGGTGGACTTTTTAACTGGGCGGTTACAGAAGATGACAGAAATTCATCTAAACACGTCATTGTT ctCGATCAAGGTGGTCTGAATCTACCAACACGCGACAACTATTTGAACAAAACGGCGCATAAGAAAGTTTTAGATGCATACTTAGATTACATGACAAGAATATGTGTGTTGCTCGGTGCTAACAAAACCGAGGCACGCGAACAAATGAGCAAAGTCATCAAATTTGAGACTGATCTGGCAAATATAACTATACCTTCAGAAGATAGGCGGGATGAAGAAGGGTTATACAATCCGTATACAATACAGCAGTGGCAGAAAGTGGCGCCGTTCCTCAATTGGTCTATGTTTTTCAATGACGCATTCAAGTTAGTTAATAGAACG ATTTCCGACAATGAAACAATAGTAGTATACGCTCCCGTATATTTCAAGAATCTAACGAAAGTCTTGAGAAAATACAGCAAAACGGAAGAAGATCAGAG GACTATTACAAGTTATATGATGTGGCAAGTGTCGAGATCTCTATCGACGTATCTATCCAAATCCTTCCGTGACGCGACCAAGATATTGAGGAAAGCGCTATTCGGATCTGAGGGCACAGAAGAGTCTTGGAGATACTGTGTAACTGATACTAATAATGCTATTG GTTTCGCGGTAGGGGCGATGTTTGTTCGAGAAGTGTTCCACGGTGAAGCGAAGACCCAGGGCGAGGTCATGATTGATAACATACGAGCGGCCTTCAAGCGACATCTCAAGGAGCTAGAGTGGATGGACGCCGAGACGAGGGAAGCAGCCGAGATTAAAGCTGATGctattactgatatgatag GTTTTCCGGACTACATCCTGAACAAAAATGAATTAGACAAGCAGTACGAAGAACTAGAAGTGAAGCCTAACGAATACTTTGAGAACAATATAGCCTTCAACGTTTTCAGCCTCAAACATGATCTTAGGAAGTTGGACCAACCTGTTAATAAAACTAAATGGG GCATGACGCCATCAACAGTGAATGCATACTACACTCCAACGAAGAACCAGATAGTTTTCCCTGCTGGTATTCTGCAATTGCCCTTTTACGATGGTGACAATCCTAAAAGTGTGAACTATGGAGCAATGGGAGTTGTTATGGGGCACGAATTGACTCATGCGTTTGATGACCAAGGCCGGGAGTATGACAG gttcggCAATCTAAACCGATGGTGGAACAACGCAACGATAGCGCGATTCAAGAACCGCACCCAGTGCATACAGAAGCAGTACTCCAATTATATGATGGAGGGACAGCATTTGAATGGAAAACAAACTCTTG GTGAAAATATAGCTGACAATGGTGGACTCAAAGCATCTTTCCACGCCTATCTAGACTACAGCAAAACTGCCAAAGTAAACCTCACTCTACCTGGATTGAAGTACAATCATCGACAGTTATTCTTCATATCATTTGCGCag GTATGGTGTTCCGCAATGACCAAAGAATCAACAAAGATGCAAATAGAGAAAGACGACCACACAGTCGCCAAATTCCGCGTCATCGGACCAATATCGAACCTTCAAGAATTCTCCGAGGAATTCCACTGCCATGTGGGATCCAAGATGAATCCGAAGCAGAAGTGTGAGGTATGGTAG
- the Nep3 gene encoding endothelin-converting enzyme homolog isoform X3 — protein sequence MVLMKIRGVSLIGWHQRTKLERVLLVTTAVLLVATVLTTVVLLTMRAPSYIPVPPCYQPEPRESDVCLSSSCIYTASEVIRALDETQDPCEDFYEFACGGWIRNNPIPEGKSTWGIFSKIELQNQLIIRSAIEKVNITDPSRPDAEGKARVYYDACIDTNETIEKLGEKPLISIIKKLGGWHLLSNTMIKQHKWDLQKLLQDVQNTYNLGGLFNWAVTEDDRNSSKHVIVLDQGGLNLPTRDNYLNKTAHKKVLDAYLDYMTRICVLLGANKTEAREQMSKVIKFETDLANITIPSEDRRDEEGLYNPYTIQQWQKVAPFLNWSMFFNDAFKLVNRTISDNETIVVYAPVYFKNLTKVLRKYSKTEEDQRTITSYMMWQVSRSLSTYLSKSFRDATKILRKALFGSEGTEESWRYCVTDTNNAIGFAVGAMFVREVFHGEAKTQGEVMIDNIRAAFKRHLKELEWMDAETREAAEIKADAITDMIGFPDYILNKNELDKQYEELEVKPNEYFENNIAFNVFSLKHDLRKLDQPVNKTKWGMTPSTVNAYYTPTKNQIVFPAGILQLPFYDGDNPKSVNYGAMGVVMGHELTHAFDDQGREYDRFGNLNRWWNNATIARFKNRTQCIQKQYSNYMMEGQHLNGKQTLGENIADNGGLKASFHAYLDYSKTAKVNLTLPGLKYNHRQLFFISFAQVWCSAMTKESTKMQIEKDDHTVAKFRVIGPISNLQEFSEEFHCHVGSKMNPKQKCEVW from the exons ATGGTACTCATGAAGATCAGG ggTGTCTCGTTAATAGGATGGCATCAACGCACGAAGTTAGAGAGAGTGCTTCTAGTCACGACCGCTGTTCTCCTGGTAGCGACTGTACTGACCACTGTAGTGTTGCTGACGATGCGAGCACCTTCCTACATACCTGTGCCGCCCTGCTACCAGCCGGAGCCTAGAG AAAGCGACGTCTGCTTATCAAGTTCGTGTATCTACACAGCAAGCGAAGTGATTCGAGCATTGGATGAAACTCAAGACCCTTGCGAGGACTTCTATGAATTCGCCTGTGGAGGGTGGATAAGGAACAACCCGATACCCGAAGGAAAATCCACTTGGGGCATTTTCAGTAAGATTGAGCTGCAGAATCAGCTTATCATCAGATCTGCTATAG AAAAAGTCAACATAACCGACCCATCACGACCCGACGCGGAAGGCAAAGCACGTGTTTACTATGACGCTTGCATAGATACTAACGAGACTATCGAGAAGTTGGGAGAGAAACCTCTAATCAGCATTATCAAGAAGCTAGGAGGATGGCACTTACTCTCTAACACCATGATTAAACAGCACAAATGGGACCTGCAGAAGTTGCTGCAGGATGTACAAAATAC ATATAACTTGGGTGGACTTTTTAACTGGGCGGTTACAGAAGATGACAGAAATTCATCTAAACACGTCATTGTT ctCGATCAAGGTGGTCTGAATCTACCAACACGCGACAACTATTTGAACAAAACGGCGCATAAGAAAGTTTTAGATGCATACTTAGATTACATGACAAGAATATGTGTGTTGCTCGGTGCTAACAAAACCGAGGCACGCGAACAAATGAGCAAAGTCATCAAATTTGAGACTGATCTGGCAAATATAACTATACCTTCAGAAGATAGGCGGGATGAAGAAGGGTTATACAATCCGTATACAATACAGCAGTGGCAGAAAGTGGCGCCGTTCCTCAATTGGTCTATGTTTTTCAATGACGCATTCAAGTTAGTTAATAGAACG ATTTCCGACAATGAAACAATAGTAGTATACGCTCCCGTATATTTCAAGAATCTAACGAAAGTCTTGAGAAAATACAGCAAAACGGAAGAAGATCAGAG GACTATTACAAGTTATATGATGTGGCAAGTGTCGAGATCTCTATCGACGTATCTATCCAAATCCTTCCGTGACGCGACCAAGATATTGAGGAAAGCGCTATTCGGATCTGAGGGCACAGAAGAGTCTTGGAGATACTGTGTAACTGATACTAATAATGCTATTG GTTTCGCGGTAGGGGCGATGTTTGTTCGAGAAGTGTTCCACGGTGAAGCGAAGACCCAGGGCGAGGTCATGATTGATAACATACGAGCGGCCTTCAAGCGACATCTCAAGGAGCTAGAGTGGATGGACGCCGAGACGAGGGAAGCAGCCGAGATTAAAGCTGATGctattactgatatgatag GTTTTCCGGACTACATCCTGAACAAAAATGAATTAGACAAGCAGTACGAAGAACTAGAAGTGAAGCCTAACGAATACTTTGAGAACAATATAGCCTTCAACGTTTTCAGCCTCAAACATGATCTTAGGAAGTTGGACCAACCTGTTAATAAAACTAAATGGG GCATGACGCCATCAACAGTGAATGCATACTACACTCCAACGAAGAACCAGATAGTTTTCCCTGCTGGTATTCTGCAATTGCCCTTTTACGATGGTGACAATCCTAAAAGTGTGAACTATGGAGCAATGGGAGTTGTTATGGGGCACGAATTGACTCATGCGTTTGATGACCAAGGCCGGGAGTATGACAG gttcggCAATCTAAACCGATGGTGGAACAACGCAACGATAGCGCGATTCAAGAACCGCACCCAGTGCATACAGAAGCAGTACTCCAATTATATGATGGAGGGACAGCATTTGAATGGAAAACAAACTCTTG GTGAAAATATAGCTGACAATGGTGGACTCAAAGCATCTTTCCACGCCTATCTAGACTACAGCAAAACTGCCAAAGTAAACCTCACTCTACCTGGATTGAAGTACAATCATCGACAGTTATTCTTCATATCATTTGCGCag GTATGGTGTTCCGCAATGACCAAAGAATCAACAAAGATGCAAATAGAGAAAGACGACCACACAGTCGCCAAATTCCGCGTCATCGGACCAATATCGAACCTTCAAGAATTCTCCGAGGAATTCCACTGCCATGTGGGATCCAAGATGAATCCGAAGCAGAAGTGTGAGGTATGGTAG
- the Nep3 gene encoding endothelin-converting enzyme homolog isoform X2 yields the protein MPTLHLKPGLTMARYKKTGFMDDDAGSVSSIQLNEGVRSGGTHIRYHMGVSLIGWHQRTKLERVLLVTTAVLLVATVLTTVVLLTMRAPSYIPVPPCYQPEPRESDVCLSSSCIYTASEVIRALDETQDPCEDFYEFACGGWIRNNPIPEGKSTWGIFSKIELQNQLIIRSAIEKVNITDPSRPDAEGKARVYYDACIDTNETIEKLGEKPLISIIKKLGGWHLLSNTMIKQHKWDLQKLLQDVQNTYNLGGLFNWAVTEDDRNSSKHVIVLDQGGLNLPTRDNYLNKTAHKKVLDAYLDYMTRICVLLGANKTEAREQMSKVIKFETDLANITIPSEDRRDEEGLYNPYTIQQWQKVAPFLNWSMFFNDAFKLVNRTISDNETIVVYAPVYFKNLTKVLRKYSKTEEDQRTITSYMMWQVSRSLSTYLSKSFRDATKILRKALFGSEGTEESWRYCVTDTNNAIGFAVGAMFVREVFHGEAKTQGEVMIDNIRAAFKRHLKELEWMDAETREAAEIKADAITDMIGFPDYILNKNELDKQYEELEVKPNEYFENNIAFNVFSLKHDLRKLDQPVNKTKWGMTPSTVNAYYTPTKNQIVFPAGILQLPFYDGDNPKSVNYGAMGVVMGHELTHAFDDQGREYDRFGNLNRWWNNATIARFKNRTQCIQKQYSNYMMEGQHLNGKQTLGENIADNGGLKASFHAYLDYSKTAKVNLTLPGLKYNHRQLFFISFAQVWCSAMTKESTKMQIEKDDHTVAKFRVIGPISNLQEFSEEFHCHVGSKMNPKQKCEVW from the exons ggTGTCTCGTTAATAGGATGGCATCAACGCACGAAGTTAGAGAGAGTGCTTCTAGTCACGACCGCTGTTCTCCTGGTAGCGACTGTACTGACCACTGTAGTGTTGCTGACGATGCGAGCACCTTCCTACATACCTGTGCCGCCCTGCTACCAGCCGGAGCCTAGAG AAAGCGACGTCTGCTTATCAAGTTCGTGTATCTACACAGCAAGCGAAGTGATTCGAGCATTGGATGAAACTCAAGACCCTTGCGAGGACTTCTATGAATTCGCCTGTGGAGGGTGGATAAGGAACAACCCGATACCCGAAGGAAAATCCACTTGGGGCATTTTCAGTAAGATTGAGCTGCAGAATCAGCTTATCATCAGATCTGCTATAG AAAAAGTCAACATAACCGACCCATCACGACCCGACGCGGAAGGCAAAGCACGTGTTTACTATGACGCTTGCATAGATACTAACGAGACTATCGAGAAGTTGGGAGAGAAACCTCTAATCAGCATTATCAAGAAGCTAGGAGGATGGCACTTACTCTCTAACACCATGATTAAACAGCACAAATGGGACCTGCAGAAGTTGCTGCAGGATGTACAAAATAC ATATAACTTGGGTGGACTTTTTAACTGGGCGGTTACAGAAGATGACAGAAATTCATCTAAACACGTCATTGTT ctCGATCAAGGTGGTCTGAATCTACCAACACGCGACAACTATTTGAACAAAACGGCGCATAAGAAAGTTTTAGATGCATACTTAGATTACATGACAAGAATATGTGTGTTGCTCGGTGCTAACAAAACCGAGGCACGCGAACAAATGAGCAAAGTCATCAAATTTGAGACTGATCTGGCAAATATAACTATACCTTCAGAAGATAGGCGGGATGAAGAAGGGTTATACAATCCGTATACAATACAGCAGTGGCAGAAAGTGGCGCCGTTCCTCAATTGGTCTATGTTTTTCAATGACGCATTCAAGTTAGTTAATAGAACG ATTTCCGACAATGAAACAATAGTAGTATACGCTCCCGTATATTTCAAGAATCTAACGAAAGTCTTGAGAAAATACAGCAAAACGGAAGAAGATCAGAG GACTATTACAAGTTATATGATGTGGCAAGTGTCGAGATCTCTATCGACGTATCTATCCAAATCCTTCCGTGACGCGACCAAGATATTGAGGAAAGCGCTATTCGGATCTGAGGGCACAGAAGAGTCTTGGAGATACTGTGTAACTGATACTAATAATGCTATTG GTTTCGCGGTAGGGGCGATGTTTGTTCGAGAAGTGTTCCACGGTGAAGCGAAGACCCAGGGCGAGGTCATGATTGATAACATACGAGCGGCCTTCAAGCGACATCTCAAGGAGCTAGAGTGGATGGACGCCGAGACGAGGGAAGCAGCCGAGATTAAAGCTGATGctattactgatatgatag GTTTTCCGGACTACATCCTGAACAAAAATGAATTAGACAAGCAGTACGAAGAACTAGAAGTGAAGCCTAACGAATACTTTGAGAACAATATAGCCTTCAACGTTTTCAGCCTCAAACATGATCTTAGGAAGTTGGACCAACCTGTTAATAAAACTAAATGGG GCATGACGCCATCAACAGTGAATGCATACTACACTCCAACGAAGAACCAGATAGTTTTCCCTGCTGGTATTCTGCAATTGCCCTTTTACGATGGTGACAATCCTAAAAGTGTGAACTATGGAGCAATGGGAGTTGTTATGGGGCACGAATTGACTCATGCGTTTGATGACCAAGGCCGGGAGTATGACAG gttcggCAATCTAAACCGATGGTGGAACAACGCAACGATAGCGCGATTCAAGAACCGCACCCAGTGCATACAGAAGCAGTACTCCAATTATATGATGGAGGGACAGCATTTGAATGGAAAACAAACTCTTG GTGAAAATATAGCTGACAATGGTGGACTCAAAGCATCTTTCCACGCCTATCTAGACTACAGCAAAACTGCCAAAGTAAACCTCACTCTACCTGGATTGAAGTACAATCATCGACAGTTATTCTTCATATCATTTGCGCag GTATGGTGTTCCGCAATGACCAAAGAATCAACAAAGATGCAAATAGAGAAAGACGACCACACAGTCGCCAAATTCCGCGTCATCGGACCAATATCGAACCTTCAAGAATTCTCCGAGGAATTCCACTGCCATGTGGGATCCAAGATGAATCCGAAGCAGAAGTGTGAGGTATGGTAG